The region CCGGCCAAGGGACCCACAAACAGCACCCCGAACGCCGGACCCCGCGCCCCCAGGCCCGGACGCCGGGCGAGAGGCGCGCGAGGCCGGCCCGCGCCCCGACGTCCCCGATGGCCGCACGGGGCCCGCGCCGCTCACCTGGCTGGCACGGTAGTTCTCGAAGGCCCTCAGGGCACTGTCGGTGAGCTTCACGTGAAACACAGACACCTTGCTACCGTCGCTCACCCGCCCGCAAGACAGCCCGTAGCTCCGATTCTCCCTCAGCGCCGCCATCTTGCGACCATCGCTACCCGGCCCCCCTTCCAGACTCCAGGGCCAGCGCTCCagacccgccccgccccgccgcccgctGACGTGCTGCATTATTCATGACGCCCTGCACACGCCCTCTCAGGATGCGGCGAAGCTGGTCGCGGACGACGTGCGGCCCGCCGACGTGCTTTGAAATTCACGAGACAAGGCTGGCCACGCCTCCTGCGGGCCTACGAAGCCTGTAGTCACGCCCCGGGCTTACAGGGGCATATTCATGAAGCTTGAATGACCCACCTCAATGGTCATTTCCGCTCTGGGACTCCGCCTCGGCAGGCACACCTTTCCAGGCCCCGCTTATATATTATTCATAATCTTGACTCAGCCAAACCCGTCGAAGCCCCGCCCACCGGCCGCTGACGTGAGGTATTATTCATGAGGTCTCCAGGCCTTCAGGCTTTGGCCTCTGTTGAGACGCAGTGAGGGCGTGAAGGGGGCGGGGGCAAGCGCAAAACACGTGGGAGGGCGGAGCCCTTGGCTGCCCGAGTGAGCGGGCGTGGCTATGCAAAGCGAGCGCGCATTGGCCGCTGGGTTGTACTGGTAGGGTTTAATGTGGGCGGATAGGAGTCGCTCCAGCGCCGCCACTCACCCCTAGTGCTTTTAGGGGATTCAGGAGGCGGGTGAACCTTGCTCATGTTTAAGAATGGACTTTTAATAGAATGAAGTCCTGACGGTCTTCTTAGGGGAGCCTGCTgttgcctttcttctctcctccccctcttcttccttccaggcgcgttttccctgcctctctttctcctaagctccaaagacccttttgcctctgtaacttgtttcctaaaGCCCTACCTCTTCTACCTCTgcgactttctaaataaactcttacattttGGGGTGGAAAATCGTACGTGTCGCCCAGGCCCCGTGAGATCATTGTCCAGCtcccctattaaaaaaaaaaagtcttaagtaTTACAAAATTAAtccatttaaagtgtaaaattcagtggcatttagtatattcacaatgcTGCCCAGCCACTACCACTATCTAGTTCCAGAGCATTTTAATTACCTTAAGAGGAAACTCCAAACCCACTAAGTCACTCCCCATGGctcctccccagtccctggcaaccactaacctactttctATGCCTATGGATTTGCTAATTCTGGACATATTGGATATATCCTGGAATCAAACAACACATGACCTTGTGTGTCTGGATTCTCTCAGCATGTTTTCAGGCTTTACCCATGTTGTAGCCTAtaccagtacttcattcctttttgtggccaagtaatattccattgtgtgtattgaccattttgtttattcatcatctgttgatagacatttgggttgtttccagtttttcactatGATGAATagggctgctgtgaacattcgcatacaagtttttgtgtggatggatactttctgttGGATCtgtacctaggagtgaaattgtcAAGTCAtttggtaattctatgtttaaccgTTCAAGGaactgccaggctgttttccacAGAAACTGCATCACTTTATTAAGCTCTCATtgtacaggtggggaaactgaggctaaagACAAGTGCTAGCTCGCCCAGGATAGCTCCTCCTGGGCTCGTGGGCCTCCAGACTTGTGGAAAACTCTgaggttgttttctttctcccttttaatcTAATTACAGATGGTGGTCATAGGATGAAGATTTTCAGGTAAGACAGGAAGGTGAAGTTTAGGGACTTTCTGTATGTCCCTACCCAAGTGATCTTGTTAGTTTTGCCCACCACTGCCCAGCCAGCACTACCATCTGTATACCTCCTGACCATGAAATGCTGAGGTTCTGTGCTCAGTGCTTAGGACCCATGACTGCCTTTTGGGATGGATATGCTGGTTTGGACCCATCTGCcctatgaggaaactgaggcttggagaagctCAGACAACCTTCAATCATCAACACTACAACCATAGGCTGTACTACTTGGTAACAAGCATTTCTCCACTGTATACTCATTACCCCAGAGCCTCCCAACAGTATCCCAGGGACAATAGAGAAATCACCAAGCATTCATATGTTCTCCAAAAGTCTCTAAGAACTACATCACCCAAGAAATTGAAAGCTAGTTCATTACGTTGGTGTAGCCAGTCAACACATCCTCTACCCACCCAGCTCACTGCAGAATCTCTAGCCTTTGTATTGGCTATGCTGTTGCTGCCCAGACACAGGGCTATCAGCTCACTGAACTACAGACTCCTTTAATTGTTGGTCTCAGAGAAGCCCCCAGCTAGGTCCCATCAGGGTCCCTATTTTCAGTTAACGGAAACAAGACAGGATGGGGTAACAGGCATAGGGAGCGTGAACACCTATGGAGTTCACATCTGGGTGCTCTAGGCACATCACCCCACTTCTTCAAGCTCGTTTCCCCTTCTGTAACATAGGTCTGCTGTGGCCCAAGAGGAGATCCCCCACTCCTTCTCTGGCCCAGTCCCAAGTGGCGGTCAAAAAAGGCTCCAGAGCCAGTGGAATGCAGGGTGGGAGGCTTTATTTCACTTGGGGTAAGGAAGAGCCTGGACAGAGGGCAGCACACAGGGCAGGAGAGGTTGGCACTTGGACAGGGACTGGATGGGGGAAAAGCTGCCCCCAGGCCTTgggaaggagaaactgagacagaccCCTATAGAGACCTAACCcaggggggtaggggtgggggtaggaatTGGGTTTGGAGGAATGAGGGCCCCCTACTTACGGGCTGGATGGGGGCTTGGCCCTGCCTCACTTTCCTCCTATAGGGCCTTAGTCCCTCCTGTTCACTGGGCCACATGACCCTCAAACCTCACTGTCCCTGCCCCAGAGGAGGAGGCTAGGCCAGAGAGGGTAGTGGACAGGGAGCCTGGGAGAGTTAGGGAGCGTGTGGTGGGGTCCATGGTGCTTGAAGGGGTGGCGGCCACCTGGGCAGTCAGTTCCTGGCAGCGATGACCACAGAGAGAGCCACGCCCCCCAAGGCAACAGCAGTTGCCCCAAACAGCCACTTCCAAGGGATGGACTGTAgataaaggggagggaggaggaagctggaggGCAGTCAAGACTGATATCTTAGGCCTCAGGTACCAATACAGCCCACACAGGCCTTCCAACAAGCCACTGCCCGACTGACCATGCCTTTCCTGCTTCCTGGTAAACTGCTACATGTACATCAAAACTCAAGCCAAATCTCCCCTATCTGGGATacatccccttcccctctggaagcaccatcactccccaccccacGCCCTACAGACTGTATTACACCTTCTGCTTTGGTCCAAGCCACACAGGGGTAGGGCCTGTGTCCCTAGCACGGTCCAACACAGCCCAGGTGATGAGGACATCAATGTTTGCAAAATGAAGACAGTCCCTTTACGTGGTCTGTCCTGCCCCTCCTGCAGCAGTCCCTACCCACTGGCCCCAGCTCACCCAGGCACCCTTGCCAGGACACTTGGCAGGCAGCCGGCTGGGGTTGCCCAGCATTTTCCGGTACAGGGCAGTCTCCGTGCTCCGCTGGGCTGCGTGCTTTTTCACTAGCTTCGAGAGCTCTGCGTGGATCgtctgggagagaggggtggCAGATGGGCTAAGCATGCAGCAGTGGCAGCAACCACCATCGCTGGTGCTCTGCCTTTCTGGTGTCCTGGGTCACTCGGACTGGTGCCACAGGAATACAAGGGATTTGTCTGCCCCTCTCTGGCATCAGTAAAGAGGGGACTGCTGGCTCCATGCCTCTAGGGAGCCCATAGATGACGCAGAGCACAAGGTTCTGGGAGGAAAGCTGGGGACACTGGCACTGGCCAAGCTGGTGGCACCTTTAGCTTGAGACCCCTGGTTCAGAATAAGCCCAGCCCACTTATATATGGATCATAAGTGTCTCAGCAAGCTGGCTAGGGCCGTTCAGACACCTACCCTCTGCCACTGCTCAGGTAGACACACAACAGGGAGAACTACAGCAAGGACAAGAGACAGATGACAGGAGGGGCATCCCAGGGAGGCTGATAAGGCAAGTTCCCAGGGCACCCCCATCCTGCTCACCTTGTTGGAAGGTTCCAGCTTCAGGGCTGCCCTCAGGATGGGGATGGCCTCGCTGTACTCCCCTTGCTGGGCCAGCACCTATGGGAGAAAGTAAATGGCATCACTCTGGACCCACAACTAGGCCATGCTTTCTTTCATGAAACCCAGacctgccaggccagcctgtcAAGTCCCAAATCTACCCCCAGGAGTTCAGTCATCCCACTCTGCTCTCTTGAGCCCTCAAGACTCCATGATCACCCCACTGGATTCAATGTTGTCCGCCCAACCTTCTCCTTCCCTGAGTGTCTGTTTTGGCCTGTGAAGAGACCCAGTCTTCCATTCCTCCCTTACCCCTTGCCTGGATACTTCCAAAGCTCTGACCACAGTGAATGACTCAGAGCCAGCATATAACTCAAGCCACCCAATAAGATCCAGCCTGAAATATGCTGGTACCACTTGGAAGCTAGATGTTAAGCAGCAAGGATGTAAGCCTGGAGCTTTTGAGGGGCAAGAAAGAGCATCTTGGTCACTCCCAAGAGAGGAGCCTGCCTGAGAGAACCCACAGCAGACCAACACAGCATCCCCATAACATTGCTAATGGCTGGATCCAGCCCTGCCTCAACCCAGCACCCCCAGATTTGACAGAGTCACAAACTATCCTCCTTTTGCTTAAATCTTTTTGAGTGACTTTCTGTCACCTCCAACTAACATATCCAAATATGTGAGCTACACAAGCAAGGTTATAAACCCTTGAAAAATAGGAATGACATTGTCTTCCTCTCCACATTTCTATGCAGAACTCCACACATAGCAAGTGCTTAAAAAAAATGCTGGTTGGCCCTCGCTggtggtggctcagttggctggagcatcacctGTAAACTGAAAGATCATGgattcaattcccggtcagggcacatgcctaggttgctggttccaccaatcagtgtttctctctaaTCAatgcctgtctgcctgtctctctctctatccccctccctcccttcccctctctaaaatcaataagcatgtcctcaggtgaggatttttttttaaaaaatgctggctGGGGGAGGCCATGCTCAGTTCTCTCACAAACCCACTAGGTGACCCAGTGCTTGCTtacacctcagttttctcagttcAATGCTAAAAGGTGCTGAAAAATCCCCATTCTGCCCCATCCAGGGTTGCTATGAGTATCAAAAGATGGGAACAAATGCAATTAAGGTCAAGTCCATGCAGGCCAAACTCTCCCCTATGTTCCACCAGAACttactaagcacctactgtgtgcctgacCCTCTTTGCAAGGTTAGAGATTTAGTAGTGGGCGAGACAAACAAAAGCTACACCTCCTAGCAGGGGAGATGGACAAGAGGGTTGACAATTCCATCTGCTGACGGTGACATGGGAAACATGAAGACAGGGAAGGGAGTCAGGGTGGGGGTCAGCAGGGAGGGCTTCCCAAAGACGTGACATTACATCAAAGACCTGAATGAGGCAAGAGAAGAACACATGGGGGTACCTGGGGTATGAATGTCTTAGGCAGAGGGAATTGCCTCTGCAAAGGCAGGGGTAAGGAGGCTAAACAGGAAGGAAACAAGAGGTACAGTCGAAAATgacaggaggaaaaggaaaatcagaTGGCTGGGCTCAAAGCCCCAAGGGCAGCAATGAGAACTCAATTTTGTTCTGAAGTAGATGGGAGCCATGGAGGATTGTATGCAATGAGCAGTCACCATTGGGCCACACAGCAGTGTGTGGGAGCCTAAGGCTTGGGGTTCACTTCTAGCCTCAGTTAGTGAATTGCTGAGATTCAAATCTCATACCTCTGCACCTGTCTGGGCCTTGGTTCCTCTACCTGTACCCCAGAGAGCTTGGCTGGCTGACGCCTATGGCCTTTTCAAATCCTGGGTTCAGAACCAGTCCCACTGGTCTAGGCTGGGGAAGCCAGCCTGCCACCTGTGCCTGTGGTCCGTGGCCCACCCACCCATGGCCCACCTTGCCCTTGCGAAAGAGCGCCTTGATGTTgtcaggctggtgctcaagcaCGAGGCTACAGGAGCGCAGCGCGGCCCGATAGTGGTCTAGCTTCAGCTGCGAGGCTGCCAGGTTGTTCAGACACTTCACCTTCAGCTGCAggagctgctcctcctcctcgAATGTCATGTCCACTGTTGGGGGACAGTACTCAACTGTGGGGGCCACTACCACACTGCCAGCCCCACAACCACCTGCCTACTACATGACCCAGGCCAACGCCCAACCCCCACACCTGGTAGAAGAGGAGACTAGGGAGGGGTCAGTCTCCCCAGCTGTGAAACAGGCCGAGACTATATCATTCTTGGCACTGCCAGAGTCTACAAAACAGAGCCTAAGTGAAGCAGAAGCTTAACCACAGTGATACTGTGTACAGTCACCCAAGTCCTCACATCTACCTGTGTCCTAACATCCCACTGATCTGGGATCTACCACAGGGTTAGAGTGAGCCCTAGCCTAAAGGTTAGGGATGGATGAGCAATGATCCATATTCTGGAATATTTTACAACATTCTGAGTGTCAGACTCTCTGTGACTTGAGGTTGCTTGCACTAGCAGACACCTTTGCAGGCAAGGTGGGGGGATTTAACCAGGTAGTCACCTTTGGCGCTGGAAGTGATGGCCTTGATGGCGAGGTCATACGAGTTGGCTGCCAGCACAAAGTCAGCCCGCTGGTAGTGAGCATTACCACATTCCCGCTTCCTGTTGGCCAGTGCCACACGTTCCTGCCCTGTGAGCATCTCCAGGTCAGGCCCATCCACAGCTGTCTTCAGTGTCACCTCCAGGCACAGGGCCGCGTGAGGAGGGATATATGGGCTCctgctggagggtggggcagggggagaactCAGACCTGGCAACCATCGTGACGGCACCCCAGACACACTGGGCAAGCTTGGGAGGAGGCAGAAAAGGACTCAAGTCCTGGAGCTGGCCCTACTCagtaaaacagaaggaaaagtgaCTC is a window of Phyllostomus discolor isolate MPI-MPIP mPhyDis1 chromosome 8, mPhyDis1.pri.v3, whole genome shotgun sequence DNA encoding:
- the FKBP8 gene encoding peptidyl-prolyl cis-trans isomerase FKBP8 isoform X2, which gives rise to MGGAKGRGGGEPGASSRPPSNMASCAEPSAMGPEPTTPPPVGVPPLEDFEVLDGMEDAEGEEEEEEDPSELQPLEDMGQPPLEETEQPGALAREFLATMEPEPEPAPAPEEWLDILGNGLLRKKTLVPGPPGSSRPTKGQVVTVQLQMSLENGTRVQEEPELVFTLGDCDVIQALDLSVPLMDVGETAMVTADSKYCYGPQGRSPYIPPHAALCLEVTLKTAVDGPDLEMLTGQERVALANRKRECGNAHYQRADFVLAANSYDLAIKAITSSAKVDMTFEEEEQLLQLKVKCLNNLAASQLKLDHYRAALRSCSLVLEHQPDNIKALFRKGKVLAQQGEYSEAIPILRAALKLEPSNKTIHAELSKLVKKHAAQRSTETALYRKMLGNPSRLPAKCPGKGAWSIPWKWLFGATAVALGGVALSVVIAARN
- the FKBP8 gene encoding peptidyl-prolyl cis-trans isomerase FKBP8 isoform X3; the encoded protein is MASCAEPSAMGPEPTTPPPVGVPPLEDFEVLDGMEDAEGEEEEEEDPSELQPLEDMGQPPLEETEQPGALAREFLATMEPEPEPAPAPEEWLDILGNGLLRKKTLVPGPPGSSRPTKGQVVTVQLQMSLENGTRVQEEPELVFTLGDCDVIQALDLSVPLMDVGETAMVTADSKYCYGPQGSRSPYIPPHAALCLEVTLKTAVDGPDLEMLTGQERVALANRKRECGNAHYQRADFVLAANSYDLAIKAITSSAKVDMTFEEEEQLLQLKVKCLNNLAASQLKLDHYRAALRSCSLVLEHQPDNIKALFRKGKVLAQQGEYSEAIPILRAALKLEPSNKTIHAELSKLVKKHAAQRSTETALYRKMLGNPSRLPAKCPGKGAWSIPWKWLFGATAVALGGVALSVVIAARN
- the FKBP8 gene encoding peptidyl-prolyl cis-trans isomerase FKBP8 isoform X1 — its product is MGGAKGRGGGEPGASSRPPSNMASCAEPSAMGPEPTTPPPVGVPPLEDFEVLDGMEDAEGEEEEEEDPSELQPLEDMGQPPLEETEQPGALAREFLATMEPEPEPAPAPEEWLDILGNGLLRKKTLVPGPPGSSRPTKGQVVTVQLQMSLENGTRVQEEPELVFTLGDCDVIQALDLSVPLMDVGETAMVTADSKYCYGPQGSRSPYIPPHAALCLEVTLKTAVDGPDLEMLTGQERVALANRKRECGNAHYQRADFVLAANSYDLAIKAITSSAKVDMTFEEEEQLLQLKVKCLNNLAASQLKLDHYRAALRSCSLVLEHQPDNIKALFRKGKVLAQQGEYSEAIPILRAALKLEPSNKTIHAELSKLVKKHAAQRSTETALYRKMLGNPSRLPAKCPGKGAWSIPWKWLFGATAVALGGVALSVVIAARN